A single window of Chromatiales bacterium DNA harbors:
- a CDS encoding rhodanese-like domain-containing protein, protein MSKTLSDFISEARARVTDIQADDLEELREETAELLLVDVREPYEYEKAHIPGAILVPRGMLEGAADPNNAHRIEALYTARDKPVVIYCETGARAAMAVDTLQQMGFANVKNLAGGIKMWEAEDLDIESGTYDGPLP, encoded by the coding sequence ATGAGCAAGACCCTCAGCGACTTCATCAGCGAGGCCCGCGCCCGCGTCACCGACATCCAGGCCGACGACCTGGAGGAACTGCGCGAGGAGACCGCCGAGCTGCTGCTGGTGGACGTGCGCGAGCCCTACGAATACGAGAAGGCCCACATCCCGGGCGCCATCCTGGTGCCGCGCGGCATGCTCGAGGGCGCGGCCGACCCCAACAACGCGCACCGCATCGAGGCCCTCTACACCGCCCGCGACAAGCCGGTGGTGATCTACTGCGAGACCGGCGCCCGCGCCGCCATGGCCGTGGATACCCTGCAGCAGATGGGCTTTGCCAACGTGAAGAACCTGGCCGGCGGCATCAAGATGTGGGAGGCCGAGGATCTCGACATCGAATCCGGGACCTACGACGGGCCGCTGCCCTAA
- a CDS encoding FprA family A-type flavoprotein, which translates to MPIELYNDGHHSCLAFTDLVKGEGVQSNQFLIIHGEHDALIDPGGDLTFTALSNEISKHVSLRDLEYIIASHQDPDIIASIASWIQRSNATVVCSKLWARFLPHLIPGYMGDKLGERLIALPDAGRDIPFGDTVIKAIPAHFLHSVGNFHFYDPVSKILFSGDMGASMVPEGPDRPVEDFEKHVPYMVAFHKRYMGSKKVCRLWADMVWDMDVDMIVPQHGRPFKGREMINQFLGWIGHLDCGIDLLTQENFRVP; encoded by the coding sequence ATGCCCATAGAACTGTATAACGACGGACACCATTCCTGCCTGGCCTTCACCGACCTGGTGAAGGGCGAGGGCGTGCAGTCCAACCAGTTCCTCATTATACATGGGGAGCACGATGCCCTGATCGACCCGGGTGGCGACCTCACCTTCACGGCGCTGTCCAACGAGATCAGCAAGCACGTGTCGCTGCGTGACCTGGAGTACATCATCGCCTCGCACCAGGACCCGGACATCATCGCCTCGATCGCCAGCTGGATTCAGCGCAGCAATGCCACGGTGGTCTGCTCCAAGCTCTGGGCGCGTTTCCTGCCGCACCTCATCCCGGGTTACATGGGTGACAAGCTCGGCGAACGCCTGATCGCGCTGCCCGATGCCGGGCGCGACATCCCCTTCGGCGATACGGTGATCAAGGCCATCCCCGCGCACTTTCTGCACTCGGTGGGCAACTTCCACTTCTATGACCCGGTGAGCAAGATCCTGTTCTCGGGCGACATGGGCGCCTCCATGGTGCCGGAGGGGCCGGACAGGCCGGTGGAGGACTTCGAGAAGCACGTGCCCTACATGGTCGCCTTCCACAAGCGCTACATGGGCTCGAAGAAGGTCTGCCGCCTGTGGGCCGACATGGTCTGGGACATGGATGTGGACATGATCGTCCCGCAGCACGGTCGCCCCTTCAAGGGCCGCGAGATGATCAACCAGTTCCTCGGCTGGATCGGCCACCTGGATTGCGGGATCGACCTGCTGACGCAGGAAAACTTCCGGGTGCCGTAG